TGGCTGGCTTATTTGAAAAATTAGCAAATATAACATGCTCAATTTCCTCTATTTGCTTTTTTATAGCTCCATTTATTCTTTCATTACTATGTCCAAAAAGGTTTGTCCACCATGAAGAAATGCAATCCATATATTTCTTTCCACGAATATCATATAAGTAAATTCCCTTCCCTTTTTCTATAACTATAGGGGGCAGCTCTTCATAATCTTTCATTTGGGAACAGGGGTGCCATATATATTTTAAATCCTTATCCTCTAAATTCATTTTCAACCTCTCCTTACAATACATCGCTACTTAGTTGTCATTACTTCTTATTTTGCAAAATTTAAAATTCATCCATAGTATTGAAAATTTCTTTTGCTTCTAGACTTCTATCTGCCTCTTCCTTTAAATTACCATAATGAAGCTTATCCACGCTCACATTTTCAAGCTTATTCACTACTGCCAATATAGGCAAATTTGTGGACTTTTTTATAATGTTAAGATTATCTCTCTGCATAAAATTATCTTCATAACCATTTACTATTATGCCTTTAATTTTTATATCTAAACTTCTCAAATATCCCACTGTAAGTATTGTGTGATTTATGGTACCAAGTGCTGCTTTACATACTAAAACTACACTCATACCTAATTCCTTAATAAGCTGATGTAAATAATAAATTCCTTTTTCATCCTCCATAATAGGACAAGCAACTCCTCCGCTGCCCTCAGCAACTATATATGGGTATTTTTCCTTTAGATCATTTAATTTCTCTTTTATCTTTTCTATACTTATAGGTTTTTTCTCCATTTTACTAGCTAAATGGGGTGATACCGCATTTTCGTATACATAAGGTGTTATACTTCTATATTCCTCTTTAAAATCTGAAACTTTACAAACAAATCTAGTATCCCCTGGAACTAATTTTTCTCCTTCCCTCAAAGCTCCACTTAGAGCTGGCTTAAAATAAGCTGCATTGTACCCCGCTTTTCTTAAAACATACATAATTGCTGCTGAAATTACTGTTTTACCTACATCTGTGTCTGTTCCCACTATATAAATTCCTTTGCTCATCTCTCAAAATCAAACCCTTTCTTTATCAGCATATGTATATCTTGAGAAATGTTATTTCCAGATGTGGTAAGATAGTTTCCTGTAATAGTTGCATTGGCTCCTACTTCAAAAGCCTTTTCTGCAAAATTATTTAAAAAGCATCTGCCCCCACCTAGTCTTATATATGCATCCTTATTTATAAGCCTAAATATAGCTATAGTTTTTAGTATTTCCTCTTCTGAAAGTCTTTGAGATTTTTCTAAAGGTGTGCCTTTAATGGGATTCAATATATTTATAGGTATAGATTTTATATTAAGCTTTTTAAGCTGGAAGGCCATACTTATTCTATCTTCCAAATTCTCTCCCATGCCTATAATTCCACCAGAACAAACTTCTAAACCTGCCTTTTGAGCTAATTTTATAGTAGAAATTCTATCCTCATAACTGTGGGTTGTACATATACTACCAAAATATCTTTTACTTGTTTCTACATTATGGTGGTATCTACACACCCCTGCTTCTTTGAGCTTCTTTAATTGCTCATAGGATAATATTCCCAAGGAAGCACATAATTTTAATTTACTATTTTTTTTAGTTTCCGCATAAATATGTAGTATTTCTTCAAACTCCTTACCATTAAGCCCCTTCCCGCTAGTCACCAAAGAAAATCTATGAACCCCTTCTTCCTCATTGTTTTTTGCTAATTTTAAAACTTCCTGTTTATTTACCAAGCCATGAGTTTCTATATTTGTATTATAATGAGCTGATTGTGCACAATACTTACAATCCTCTGAACACTTTCCACATTTAGCATTCATTATGGTACATAAATCAATGCTATTTCCCATAAAACTCTTTCTTATTTCATTTGCTACATTAAAAAGCTCTTGGACTTCCACATTTTTGTAAATTTCTAAAATCTCTTCAAAGGTTAGTTCATTACCATTTATAATTTTATCCTTCATTTCTTTAATAAAACCCATTGAATTCAGTTCTCCTTTTACTTAAATTTGCCTTATGACTCCACCACCATAAATTTTAATTTACAATTTTGCTATGGCTGATGAACTTTTAATATATTAAACTAGTGACATTCCAGTTTTCTTCATTATATTAACTATTCTTACACTTAAAAAAGCAGTAATTATACTTAAAACTATATCTCCTGCAGAACAAACTATGCATCCATAAAATAAAGCCCAATAAAAACTTTTACCTATTCCCAAATATAAATTGTAAATTAAGTAAAGATATATAACTCCAAATAAATAAACAAAAAATAACCCAGAAAGTATAATCATCGAAATTTTTCCCAAGGACAGGTGTTGTTTTTTAGCATAAATACGCTCCACTAACTTTCCTATAACATATGCTCCAACTATAAATCCTATTAAATACCCAAAGGTAGGCTTTAATATATAACCAGGTCCTCCCCCTTCAGTAAATACTGGCACTCCCATGAGCCCCACCACTACATATAAAATTTGTGATAAAGCTCCCAGTTTTGAACCTAGTAATATTCCAGCTAGTGCGCAGAATAAAAATTGCAATGTGAAAGGGACAAATGGAATAGGAATTCTTATATATGCTCCCACCGCCGTTAGCGCTGCAAATATCCCTACAAATACAATATTTTTAGTTCTAAAATTCATAATACCCTCCTTATTGTAAACTCTTAATAAATATTAAGTTTACAATAAAATTATACCAATTTATTTCTTACTGTCAATATGTATATATAACAAAATTTATTTTAAAATTTGTGAACTCAAAAAACTAGAGCATTTCTTTTAAACGAATAACCCTAGCTTTATACATTAACCACCTAAAGTAACATCCTGATGTTCATACCATTTTAATGCATCATAAAACTGTTCTTTATTAAAATCTGGCCATAAATCATCTATAACATAAAAATCAGCATATACAGATTGTACGGGTAAAAATCCACTTAATCTGCGTCTTCCACCCCAGCGTACGATTAAATCTATTCTAGATATATCTGAAGAATGTATATGTTTCTGCATTTTACTGCTATCTCCTTCTTTGCACCCTTTACATATATCCCATTCCCATCCATAGTTCACCAAAAAATTTATCTTTATACCGCCTTTTCCAAACTTAGTTCTTTTGGTAAATGGCTTTAATTCTTCTGGAAACAACTTAGATTCTGTATCACCTACAATCAATAACTCTCCATCTTTCTCAGCCAAACCCATTACTGAATCCACACATGCTTTTCTAAATTCTTTTGTTTGTTCGCTGGGCCTTTTTGTATTATCTTTAGTAAATCCATAAAAAGTTATTTCTTCTATCCATAACTCCAAGCACATTTCATAAAGCTGAAAGCCCGGCTCTATACCAAATCTATATCCATCTTTTTTATCAAGTCCCCTAGCTTGAGCCCATCTTCTATTTCCATCTGGAATTATACCTATATGCTTAGGCACTCTTTTAAATTCCATATTAACCTCCTAAAGTAAATACTATTGCAGGTAAATTTATTGTCATATTACTACAAAGTTTATGTATTGTTTAATATATCCTACTTTAAGCATTTTTAAACAAAAATGTAGTACTTTTTCTAAACACTTAGGCTTTTCTGACCACACTTACATATCAGCTTGTTTTATTTATAAACAAAAATAAACGTCAACAATTACTAAAATCTGCTGACGTTTTGCTATTCATACAATAATTTTTTATTTTTCCTAAATATCTAACTCTAACTTATAGTTTATTTATATTCTTTACTTCTAACGTTTTTCCTTACCTTTAAGTTAAATCTACATCTATATATAAGTCTACATTCATCCTAAAAATCATTTTTAATTTAATAAAAAAAGCCCTTATTGGGCTAGAATTTTAAACTCTAAAATGTATATGTATAAGTAGCCTAAAGTAATTAACTTCAGGCTACTTCCAGATAACTTAACACTTTTCTACTACTTTAAAAATTATTTATCTTTTTTTAATTTTGGTATAATTTTTATTAATATTGGATACATAATAAACACTAGTAATATACCTATACCCATTATATGTGTATTATCTAAGTACATTCCTGTTAACCCTATAACTAAAGGTATGCTTACCACCATTGACACTAGAGCCCAGAAATATTGTCGTGTTATAAACAACCATATAATTGAACAAAATACAATACCTGCAGCTACAGTTCCAACTATATTATGACCATCCAAACCAAAATAATTTGTTAATATTCTACTAGCAATACGTCCTACAATCATTCCACTCATACATATCCAAAATATATTAGATTTTATAGCATCCTTCATCTTATCATCTCCCATAATATTCATCCTTTTATACAAAAATCCTTTAGAAATTTATGGCGTTATTTAAATATAACTATTACTGTACAGAATAAAGCTAAGATGATACTATATACCAAGAAAAATAAGCTTTGTTTATATTTATTTATATCTCCCTTTCTTCTCCATGAAATAACACCAGTACATGCCAAACAAGGAAATGTCCATCCTATTGTAAATAATGCTATTTTAATAAAAGCATTATCAAATTTAAATGCAGAATTATAATAATTAATAAATGTTACAATTGTTACAACAAATAGTACAGCCATTCTCAAAATCTCTTCCCAATACTTCCTTTGATATATAAAGACACCTATATTAACTGCAAAATAAACCCCTAGTACTAATGGTACAAATATTTGTATTTTCTCCGGAAAATTCTTATAAAATACAAATATAACAACTGATATTAACGTAACTATAAAACTATTATTCTTAATATTAAATTTCATCTTTCTCTCCTACTAATCCCAAAATCTATCTCCGTTTATAATATTCTTAGCTTCTCTACTACTGCTATTGCGACAGCTGCTACAAATCCCATACCAGTGGTATTAGTACTGTTGCAGTAACAGTTGAAACAACTTTATCCATGCCTCCATTTATCGTATTTATTGCAACCATCTTTCCTACATTCTTTAAATTTTCTACTACAGGTTTTGATGTTGTGGATACATTACCAATATAGGAACCGCCACCTTCATAATCCAATGCGCAACGTAAGTAACCACTTGGATCATTAAAATTTACAAAATTATTATTACAATATGCAAAAATATTGTGTGAGAGTAATTCTCCCGTTTCACCTATAATCCCATCTGCATTGATAAATCTACCCCATTCTGGATTATAGTACCTATTTTGAAGATAGTATAGTCCTGTCTCACTGTCATACCTATATCCTCTATACCTATAAGGATTTTTCTCTCCTACTGTATCCTTTAAACTTCCCTAAGTTTATTCCTTTATATGTAATTCTACATTCATCCTAAAAATCATTTTTAATTTAATAAAAAAAGCCCTTCTTGAGCTAAATTTTAAACTCTATATTTATATTAATAAGTAACCTAAAGTAATTACCTTCAGGCTACTTACAAATACCTAGCTATCTAAAAAATCATCTAATCTTCTGTCTATAGATATATTAGGATTATTTTCAGTCTTTTCAAGTATCGTTTTTACTAGTTCCTTTTGTCCTTTTATATCTCTACCTATAACCATATCATTCTCTCCAAATAAACCATAATCAACTCTTATTGCTGCAAAAACACCTTCGCCTGTTATATATACTCTACATATATCTTTCCATAAAATCTCATGCTTTTTTATTCCTGAATTATAAATAATCCTTGCATCCTCTACTTTATAATACTTAAATATTGCAAATACATACATAACTAACATAAAAATTCCATTACACGCTCCTAATATTTTCCACATAATATCATCAATGCTATTAATAAAATATATAAAACCAATTATAATAAAAAAACAAACAATCAATGAAGTTTTTTTAGTTCTATAAATCATAATTAACTACTCCATTCCAAATTTTTTATATATTCTTTCTTGCATACTGCCTATTTTTTCACCTATATAATAATCTATAGCAAGTGCACCTCCAATACCTGCAATCATTGTTCCTACAGTCCCACCAGCCATACCAGCTGCAAGAATGGGTCCTGAAATAGTTGCTCCAACTGCACAACCTGCCACTATTCCACCTACTTGAACCCCTGTCTTTAGTGCCCTTTTCCATAAAGGCATTTTTACAGATGGATCCCATGTTTTACTTATATCAAATCCACTTGTTATTACTGTAAACCATTTTGATAGTTTTTTAGCCTTTTGTGCATAGGGATACATCTTTTGAACTATGCTCGTCTTAGGATAAAAGTGTATAGCGTTACTTTTATCTATATATCCTACAGATTTTCTAGAAATATTCTCAACTACTCCTATGGACGTTCCATAAGCAGCTGACATTTTACTAGAAACTGAAGGATAATGCTTTTCAACTCTTCCGCTTGCTCTAAAAACTCTAT
The DNA window shown above is from Haloimpatiens massiliensis and carries:
- the uppS gene encoding polyprenyl diphosphate synthase produces the protein MEFKRVPKHIGIIPDGNRRWAQARGLDKKDGYRFGIEPGFQLYEMCLELWIEEITFYGFTKDNTKRPSEQTKEFRKACVDSVMGLAEKDGELLIVGDTESKLFPEELKPFTKRTKFGKGGIKINFLVNYGWEWDICKGCKEGDSSKMQKHIHSSDISRIDLIVRWGGRRRLSGFLPVQSVYADFYVIDDLWPDFNKEQFYDALKWYEHQDVTLGG
- the bioD gene encoding dethiobiotin synthase, translating into MSKGIYIVGTDTDVGKTVISAAIMYVLRKAGYNAAYFKPALSGALREGEKLVPGDTRFVCKVSDFKEEYRSITPYVYENAVSPHLASKMEKKPISIEKIKEKLNDLKEKYPYIVAEGSGGVACPIMEDEKGIYYLHQLIKELGMSVVLVCKAALGTINHTILTVGYLRSLDIKIKGIIVNGYEDNFMQRDNLNIIKKSTNLPILAVVNKLENVSVDKLHYGNLKEEADRSLEAKEIFNTMDEF
- a CDS encoding biotin transporter BioY, giving the protein MNFRTKNIVFVGIFAALTAVGAYIRIPIPFVPFTLQFLFCALAGILLGSKLGALSQILYVVVGLMGVPVFTEGGGPGYILKPTFGYLIGFIVGAYVIGKLVERIYAKKQHLSLGKISMIILSGLFFVYLFGVIYLYLIYNLYLGIGKSFYWALFYGCIVCSAGDIVLSIITAFLSVRIVNIMKKTGMSLV
- the bioB gene encoding biotin synthase BioB, which translates into the protein MGFIKEMKDKIINGNELTFEEILEIYKNVEVQELFNVANEIRKSFMGNSIDLCTIMNAKCGKCSEDCKYCAQSAHYNTNIETHGLVNKQEVLKLAKNNEEEGVHRFSLVTSGKGLNGKEFEEILHIYAETKKNSKLKLCASLGILSYEQLKKLKEAGVCRYHHNVETSKRYFGSICTTHSYEDRISTIKLAQKAGLEVCSGGIIGMGENLEDRISMAFQLKKLNIKSIPINILNPIKGTPLEKSQRLSEEEILKTIAIFRLINKDAYIRLGGGRCFLNNFAEKAFEVGANATITGNYLTTSGNNISQDIHMLIKKGFDFER